From a region of the Oryzias melastigma strain HK-1 linkage group LG4, ASM292280v2, whole genome shotgun sequence genome:
- the lpxn gene encoding leupaxin, whose product MEELDLLLAELALNVASSNSVQDDSNNDRADQHATVSGEPLVGFNGKERTASANVYSDLPAPVPAALNPDSPTQELESILEDLLGLAQGDPGPSANPPPLTQKKSVKKETADGQKKKEDAGDSKDSIDELLGGLSSDLEKIGVRTNPKGHCAACHKCIVGKMITALGETWHPEHFVCAVCDTELSTTGFFERDGKPYCHKDYHEKFSPRCAYCKGAITQNILTALDKTWHPDHFFCAHCGELFGPDGFLEKDGRPYCSKHFYHLFAPKCTGCGESVRENYLTAANGTWHSECFVCADCLKPFTDGCFMELDGRPLCSLHFYSRQGTLCGGCGEPVIGRCISALDRKFHPEHFVCAFCLRQLSQGIFREQKGKPYCSACFGKLFV is encoded by the exons ATGGAGGAACTTG ATTTGCTGTTGGCGGAGTTGGCCTTGAACGTGGCGAGTTCAAACAGCGTCCAAGACGACTCAAATAATGACAGAGCTGATCAGCATGCTACG GTTTCTGGTGAACCGCTTGTTGGATTTAATGGAAAAGAAAGAACGGCCTCCGCCAATGTGTACAG CGATCTTCCAGCTCCTGTCCCGGCTGCACTGAACCCCGACTCTCCCACTCAGGAGCTGGAGTCGATTTTGGAGGATCTGCTGGGTCTGGCACAAGGG GATCCAGGACCTTCTGCAAACCCGCCTCCATTAACACAGAAGAAGTCGGTGAAAAAGGAAACAGCAGACggtcagaagaagaaagaggacGCCGGCGACTCGAAAGACTCAATAGATGAGCTGCTGGGGGGGCTGAGCTCTGACCTGGAGAAAATTGGGGTCCGCACCAACCCAAAGGGCCACTGCGCCGCCTGCCacaaatgcattgtgggaaag ATGATCACAGCGCTGGGGGAGACGTGGCACCCCGAGCACTTCGTGTGTGCGGTCTGTGACACGGAGCTCAGCACCACCGGCTTCTTTGAGCGGGACGGGAAGCCCTACTGCCACAAGGACTACCACGAGAAGTTCTCACCCCGCTGTGCGTACTGCAAGGGCGCCATCACACAG AACATCCTGACAGCTCTTGACAAGACCTGGCACCCAGACCACTTCTTCTGCGCGCACTGTGGGGAACTGTTCGGTCCAGATG GTTTCCTGGAGAAAGATGGGAGGCCGTACTGCAGTAAGCACTTCTACCACCTCTTCGCTCCCAAGTGCACCGGCTGTGGGGAGTCGGTGAGGGAGAACTACCTGACAGCGGCCAACGGCACCTGGCACTCGGAGTGCTTCGTGTGCGCG GACTGTCTGAAGCCCTTCACCGACGGCTGCTTCATGGAGCTGGACGGCCGGCCCCTCTGCTCGCTGCACTTCTACTCCAGGCAGGGCACCCTGTGCGGCGGCTGCGGCGAGCCCGTCATCGGCCGCTGCATCTCCGCGCTGGATCGCAAGTTTCACCCCGAGCACTTCGTGTGCGCCTTCTGCCTGCGGCAGCTCAGCCAGGGCATCTTCAGGGAGCAGAAGGGGAAGCCGTACTGCTCCGCTTGCTTTGGGAAACTGTTTGTGTGA